One Azoarcus sp. DN11 DNA segment encodes these proteins:
- a CDS encoding CBS domain-containing protein, whose translation MAADVVTVSADAPIAAAWALLARHRVKALPVVSAGGRLAGVVTLHDFFVQGNGLPRARIAEHPGGDVAVRELMSPRVVTARMQLEEPAANGPAKLRVVEQVRKSA comes from the coding sequence ATGGCGGCCGACGTCGTCACGGTTTCGGCAGATGCGCCGATTGCGGCAGCATGGGCGCTGCTCGCGCGCCATCGGGTCAAGGCCCTGCCGGTGGTGTCTGCCGGCGGCAGGCTGGCGGGCGTGGTGACGCTGCACGACTTTTTTGTTCAGGGCAATGGATTGCCGCGCGCACGCATTGCCGAACATCCCGGCGGGGACGTTGCGGTGCGTGAGCTGATGTCGCCGCGGGTGGTCACGGCGCGCATGCAGCTGGAGGAGCCGGCGGCAAACGGACCTGCGAAGCTCAGGGTGGTCGAGCAAGTGCGCAAGTCCGCCTGA
- a CDS encoding MFS transporter, which produces MFVGGFATFALLYAPQPILPRLVSDFAVAPTTASLAVSLGTAALAMLLLPASVLSDRYGRQPLMKTSLALATVIAFATALAADFNQLLVLRMLLGAVLAGLPASAMAWLGEEISPRAQGRAMGLYIAGNALGGMSGRFLVACITDWSSWRIAVATLGVLGLVATIVFWRCLPASQHFRARDIHPARILADVRTLFADAGLRRLFATAFLLMGVFTSLYNYLGFRLHAAPFELGQSAIGAVFLLYFVGTLSSAWTGRLVDRIGRRAVLWTMILVSSTGLAVTTANHLLAIVVGVAVFTFGYFGAHTTASGWVGRRAGERRALATAIYLCSYYLGASVIGTLSGLAWESRGWTGVTAALGVCITLAFFTARRLRKLVPSTSSKALTA; this is translated from the coding sequence ATGTTCGTCGGCGGCTTCGCGACCTTCGCCCTCCTCTACGCGCCCCAGCCGATCCTGCCGCGCCTCGTGTCCGACTTCGCTGTCGCGCCCACCACTGCCAGCCTTGCCGTCTCCCTTGGCACCGCCGCCCTCGCGATGCTGCTGCTGCCCGCCAGCGTGCTGTCGGACCGCTACGGACGCCAGCCCCTGATGAAGACCTCGCTCGCCCTCGCGACGGTCATCGCCTTCGCGACCGCCCTGGCGGCCGACTTCAACCAGTTGCTCGTGCTGCGCATGCTGCTGGGCGCCGTCCTCGCCGGCCTGCCTGCGTCGGCGATGGCCTGGCTCGGCGAGGAAATCTCCCCGCGCGCGCAGGGACGGGCAATGGGCCTCTACATCGCCGGCAACGCGCTGGGCGGCATGAGCGGGCGCTTTCTCGTCGCCTGCATCACCGACTGGAGTTCATGGCGGATCGCCGTCGCGACGCTCGGCGTGCTGGGCCTCGTCGCAACGATCGTGTTCTGGCGCTGCCTGCCGGCCTCGCAGCATTTTCGCGCGCGCGACATCCACCCCGCGCGCATCCTCGCCGACGTCCGCACACTGTTCGCCGATGCCGGGCTGCGTCGCCTCTTCGCAACCGCCTTCCTGCTGATGGGCGTCTTCACCAGCCTCTACAACTACCTCGGATTCCGCCTGCACGCGGCGCCCTTCGAACTGGGCCAGAGCGCGATCGGCGCCGTCTTCCTGCTCTACTTCGTCGGCACCCTGTCATCGGCCTGGACAGGACGACTCGTCGACCGCATCGGGCGCCGCGCCGTCCTATGGACGATGATCCTCGTAAGCAGCACGGGACTCGCAGTGACGACGGCCAACCACCTCCTGGCGATCGTCGTCGGCGTCGCGGTCTTCACCTTCGGCTATTTCGGCGCCCATACGACGGCCAGCGGCTGGGTCGGGCGTCGCGCCGGCGAGCGCCGCGCACTCGCCACCGCAATCTACCTGTGCAGTTACTACCTCGGCGCGAGCGTCATCGGCACGCTCTCCGGTCTGGCATGGGAATCCCGTGGGTGGACGGGCGTGACCGCCGCACTCGGCGTCTGCATCACCCTCGCCTTCTTCACTGCAAGGCGGCTGCGCAAGCTGGTGCCTTCCACATCGAGCAAAGCGCTCACGGCCTGA